Proteins encoded by one window of uncultured Celeribacter sp.:
- a CDS encoding TetR/AcrR family transcriptional regulator encodes MSEDKTQDAAPKFRRRKEARPDEILDAALDLFVEKGFDRTRVEDIATRAGVSKGAVYLYFSSKDAVIEALVDRAVGVIVGEVVDQIGGFRGDPRDILRGLVPLFMARMSDPRILAVPKLVIREAPTHPKLATMYRERVIGRALPALVALFRQGMDGGYIRKVDPEMAVRCVLGPFLMHVLLADVFDIWPDSEAPKDRPKDLRIPDLIDTHLTLLFAGLEPVPTDPHTEKEPQNG; translated from the coding sequence ATGTCTGAAGACAAAACACAAGATGCGGCACCCAAATTCCGCCGCCGCAAAGAGGCGCGCCCAGATGAAATTCTCGACGCCGCCTTGGATCTCTTTGTTGAGAAGGGCTTTGATCGCACAAGGGTCGAGGACATCGCCACGCGGGCGGGCGTCTCGAAGGGTGCGGTCTATCTCTATTTTTCCTCGAAAGACGCGGTGATCGAGGCGCTGGTGGACCGGGCCGTGGGGGTGATCGTGGGGGAGGTGGTCGACCAGATCGGTGGTTTTAGGGGCGATCCGCGTGACATCCTGCGCGGCCTTGTGCCTCTGTTCATGGCGCGCATGTCCGACCCGCGCATTCTGGCCGTGCCGAAACTGGTGATCCGCGAAGCGCCGACCCATCCGAAGCTTGCCACGATGTATCGCGAGCGCGTGATCGGCCGCGCCTTGCCCGCGCTTGTCGCGCTGTTTCGTCAGGGTATGGACGGTGGCTATATCCGTAAGGTCGACCCGGAGATGGCCGTGCGCTGTGTCTTGGGGCCGTTTCTCATGCATGTGCTTTTGGCGGATGTGTTCGACATCTGGCCGGACAGTGAGGCGCCAAAGGACCGGCCCAAAGACCTGCGTATCCCCGATCTCATCGACACCCATCTGACCCTGCTCTTTGCGGGCCTCGAGCCTGTCCCCACAGATCCTCATACCGAAAAGGAGCCGCAAAATGGCTGA
- a CDS encoding HlyD family efflux transporter periplasmic adaptor subunit, with amino-acid sequence MADLPSWLASVIAAIYPGFLDTPPYVYDGYIEGDFTYAAPASGGRIETIAVSEGDQVAKGALIFALEDDQTRAALRSAEAQLAQAEAQFENLSTGSRQAETDVIRASLNQSRVALDIAQTRLTRSETLLARGATTQATVDDQQAAVDEAQAAVTRLEAELTVAELPARDAERLASEAAVEAARAQVDLARSDLDDRKVYAPVTGQVEKVFFEAGEVAASGAPVVSLLPPGQMTALFFVPEYERADLNPGDVVALSCEGCAPGLSAKITRLASDPQYTPPILYTKAERGRLVYRIEAEVIDPQGVLPGQPITVDASAAVEE; translated from the coding sequence ATGGCTGATCTTCCAAGCTGGCTGGCCTCTGTCATCGCGGCGATCTACCCCGGATTTCTCGACACGCCGCCCTATGTCTACGACGGCTATATTGAGGGCGATTTTACCTATGCGGCGCCGGCCTCGGGCGGGCGGATCGAGACCATCGCGGTCTCCGAGGGCGATCAGGTCGCCAAAGGCGCGCTGATCTTTGCGCTGGAAGACGATCAAACCCGCGCAGCGTTGCGTTCGGCTGAGGCGCAATTGGCGCAGGCCGAGGCGCAGTTTGAGAACCTCTCGACCGGCTCGCGGCAGGCGGAGACGGATGTGATCCGGGCGTCCCTCAATCAGTCCCGCGTGGCCTTGGACATCGCGCAGACCCGGCTGACGCGGTCGGAAACGCTTTTGGCCCGAGGCGCCACGACGCAGGCGACGGTGGACGACCAACAGGCCGCCGTGGATGAGGCGCAGGCGGCGGTGACGCGGCTTGAGGCGGAGTTGACAGTCGCCGAACTGCCCGCCCGCGATGCCGAACGGCTGGCTTCCGAAGCGGCGGTGGAGGCAGCGCGCGCGCAGGTCGATCTGGCGCGCTCCGATCTGGACGACCGCAAGGTCTATGCCCCCGTGACGGGCCAAGTGGAAAAGGTGTTCTTCGAGGCGGGCGAAGTGGCCGCTAGCGGCGCGCCTGTGGTGTCGCTTTTGCCGCCGGGCCAGATGACTGCGCTGTTCTTCGTGCCCGAATATGAGCGCGCGGATCTGAACCCCGGCGATGTTGTTGCGCTGTCTTGCGAGGGCTGCGCGCCGGGGCTCAGCGCCAAGATCACCCGGCTCGCCTCCGACCCGCAATACACCCCGCCGATCCTCTACACGAAAGCCGAACGCGGACGGCTCGTCTACCGCATCGAGGCCGAGGTGATCGACCCGCAGGGCGTGTTGCCGGGGCAGCCGATCACGGTCGATGCCTCCGCCGCTGTGGAGGAGTGA
- a CDS encoding ABC transporter ATP-binding protein, producing MPEKDDVAISVTGLTKVFGDRKVVDDFDMEVKKGAIYGFLGPNGSGKTTTIRMMCGLLTPDGGAGQCLGLDIVKDSREIKKRVGYMTQKFSLYEDLTIAENLDFVARMFGMPGRRRLVEEAVRDLGLEGRAGQLAGTLSGGWKQRLALAACMIHNPDLLLLDEPTAGVDPKARRDFWDEIRRLSAKGVTVLVSTHYMDEAVQCDHIAYIAYGKKLIDGAAEDIPTTIGLSTYVVKGPDLSALEERLKQEDGAGQVIRFGAELHVSGTDQDALDALAAREANGPYEWQAKKAGLEEAFIYLMAGAKDNFGTPLEAVQ from the coding sequence ATGCCAGAGAAGGACGATGTGGCCATTTCCGTCACCGGCCTGACCAAGGTTTTCGGCGACCGCAAGGTTGTCGATGACTTCGATATGGAGGTCAAAAAAGGCGCGATTTATGGCTTTCTCGGGCCGAACGGGTCGGGCAAAACCACCACGATCCGCATGATGTGCGGGCTTTTGACGCCGGATGGCGGCGCGGGGCAGTGCCTCGGCCTCGACATCGTCAAAGACAGCCGCGAGATCAAGAAACGCGTGGGTTACATGACGCAGAAGTTTTCGCTCTACGAAGACCTCACCATCGCCGAGAACCTCGATTTCGTCGCGCGGATGTTCGGGATGCCGGGGCGCAGGCGTCTGGTCGAAGAGGCGGTGCGCGATCTGGGGCTTGAGGGCCGGGCGGGGCAATTGGCGGGCACGCTTTCGGGTGGCTGGAAACAGCGATTGGCGCTTGCCGCCTGTATGATCCACAATCCTGATCTCTTGCTTTTGGACGAGCCGACTGCCGGGGTGGACCCCAAGGCGCGGCGGGATTTTTGGGATGAAATCAGGCGTTTGTCGGCGAAAGGTGTGACGGTTCTGGTCTCGACCCATTACATGGACGAGGCGGTGCAATGCGATCACATCGCCTATATCGCCTATGGCAAAAAGCTGATTGATGGCGCGGCGGAAGACATTCCGACGACCATCGGGCTGTCGACATACGTGGTCAAAGGCCCTGATCTGAGTGCCTTGGAAGAGCGGTTGAAACAGGAGGACGGCGCCGGGCAGGTGATCCGTTTCGGTGCAGAGCTGCATGTTTCGGGGACGGATCAGGACGCACTCGATGCGCTGGCCGCGCGTGAGGCGAACGGGCCCTATGAGTGGCAGGCGAAAAAGGCCGGGCTTGAAGAGGCGTTTATCTATCTCATGGCCGGCGCAAAGGACAATTTCGGCACGCCGCTGGAGGCGGTCCAATGA
- a CDS encoding ABC transporter permease has product MSRLFSWTRFLGVLIKEFIQMKRDRVTFAMMIGMPVMQLLLFGYAIDTDPHNLPTLVEVADENPVVRSLTAAMDTSDYFDFIGIVTSELESAEALKDGTATVILTVPPGFERDMIRGLRPEILLTVDASDPVAAGGAIGAMNGVVETAMKQSLTGPLSFAAGSEPPFEMVVHRAFNPSEETSINIVPGLLAVILSMTMILITAVAIVRETEKGTMESLIATPVTAAEVMLGKILPYVFVGYVQTFVFLIAARVLFNVPFSGSFLAFLLGFNLYIIVNLAIGFLVSTVARTQMQAMQLSFFTILPTVLLSGFMFPFSAMPGWAQTIGTAIPATHFLRLVRKVMLKGGGLPEVAGNMMAIVVILVVVVAIALRRYRQTLD; this is encoded by the coding sequence ATGAGCCGTCTGTTTTCGTGGACCCGATTTCTGGGCGTTCTCATCAAGGAATTCATCCAGATGAAGCGCGACCGCGTCACTTTCGCGATGATGATCGGCATGCCGGTGATGCAGCTATTGCTCTTTGGCTATGCCATCGACACCGATCCGCACAACTTGCCGACCTTGGTCGAGGTGGCCGATGAAAACCCCGTGGTACGCAGCCTGACGGCGGCGATGGACACTTCGGACTACTTTGATTTCATTGGCATTGTGACCTCTGAGTTAGAGAGCGCCGAGGCGTTGAAAGACGGCACGGCGACGGTGATCCTGACCGTGCCGCCGGGGTTCGAGCGCGATATGATCCGGGGGCTTAGGCCTGAGATTTTGCTTACAGTCGATGCCTCCGATCCGGTGGCGGCGGGCGGTGCGATTGGCGCGATGAACGGCGTGGTCGAGACCGCGATGAAACAGAGCCTCACGGGGCCTCTGTCCTTTGCGGCGGGCTCAGAGCCGCCCTTCGAAATGGTGGTGCATCGGGCGTTCAATCCGTCGGAGGAAACTTCGATCAACATCGTGCCAGGGCTTTTGGCGGTGATCCTGTCGATGACGATGATCCTGATCACGGCGGTGGCCATCGTGCGCGAGACCGAAAAAGGCACGATGGAAAGCCTGATCGCGACGCCCGTGACCGCGGCCGAAGTGATGCTGGGCAAGATTTTGCCCTATGTTTTCGTGGGATACGTGCAGACCTTCGTCTTTCTGATCGCTGCGCGGGTGCTGTTCAACGTGCCGTTCTCTGGCTCGTTTCTGGCATTCCTCCTGGGCTTTAACCTCTATATCATCGTCAATCTTGCCATCGGATTTCTGGTTTCGACCGTGGCGCGGACCCAGATGCAGGCGATGCAGCTGTCGTTTTTCACCATCCTGCCGACGGTTCTGCTCTCCGGTTTCATGTTCCCGTTTTCGGCCATGCCCGGCTGGGCGCAGACCATCGGCACGGCGATTCCCGCGACGCATTTCCTGCGCCTCGTGCGCAAGGTGATGCTCAAGGGCGGGGGGCTGCCGGAGGTGGCGGGCAATATGATGGCAATTGTGGTGATCCTCGTGGTGGTCGTGGCGATTGCTTTGCGACGCTATCGTCAAACCCTTGACTAA
- a CDS encoding imelysin family protein, which yields MKRMMTAMIAATLPAAAFAGEAEVVSNYADMAHAVYGDSLIKAQELDAAIADFVASPSDVTLAAAKAAWLEARVPYQQSEVYRFGNPIVDDWEGKVNAWPLDEGLIDYVDGSYGGATDENPLAALNVIATPSFELSGETVDASEITPELLAETLHEADEVEANVATGYHAIEFLLWGQDLNGTDHGAGARPYTDYLTGEDCTGGNCERRAEYLVSATKLLVSDLEWITEQWAEGGEARAAVVDDPAAGITAMLTGMGSLSYGEQAGERMKLGLMLNDPEEEHDCFSDNTHNSHFYDGMGIHNVYFGKYMRVDGTLVEGESLASLLAEKDAGLSNDLGHALDHTMVELAEIKAAAEAGFSYDQMLARGNEAGEELIMSAVDALVAQTREIERAVTVLSATEIEVEGSDSLDNPDAVFQ from the coding sequence ATGAAACGTATGATGACGGCCATGATCGCAGCCACGCTTCCGGCCGCCGCTTTTGCGGGCGAAGCCGAAGTTGTGAGCAACTATGCCGATATGGCCCACGCCGTCTATGGCGACAGCCTGATCAAGGCGCAGGAATTGGACGCCGCCATCGCGGATTTTGTGGCGTCCCCCTCCGACGTGACGCTGGCCGCTGCCAAGGCCGCATGGCTTGAGGCCCGCGTGCCCTACCAGCAATCCGAAGTTTACCGTTTCGGCAACCCGATTGTCGACGATTGGGAGGGCAAGGTGAACGCCTGGCCGCTCGACGAAGGTCTGATCGACTATGTCGATGGCTCTTATGGCGGGGCGACTGACGAAAACCCGCTGGCCGCGCTGAACGTCATCGCTACGCCGTCTTTCGAGCTGTCGGGCGAAACCGTCGATGCCTCCGAGATCACGCCAGAACTTCTGGCCGAGACGCTGCACGAGGCCGATGAGGTCGAGGCCAACGTGGCCACCGGCTACCACGCCATCGAATTTCTGCTCTGGGGTCAGGACCTGAACGGCACCGATCATGGCGCGGGCGCACGTCCTTACACCGACTATCTGACGGGTGAGGATTGCACCGGCGGCAACTGTGAGCGCCGGGCCGAATACCTCGTGTCCGCGACGAAACTTTTGGTCTCCGATCTGGAATGGATCACCGAGCAATGGGCCGAAGGCGGCGAAGCGCGCGCGGCAGTGGTCGACGATCCGGCCGCGGGCATCACCGCGATGCTCACCGGCATGGGCTCGCTGTCCTACGGCGAACAGGCGGGCGAGCGGATGAAGCTTGGCCTCATGCTGAACGACCCCGAAGAAGAGCACGATTGCTTCTCCGACAACACCCACAACTCGCATTTCTATGACGGCATGGGCATCCACAATGTCTATTTCGGCAAATACATGCGCGTCGATGGCACGCTGGTTGAGGGCGAGAGCCTCGCAAGCCTTTTGGCCGAGAAAGACGCAGGTCTTTCGAACGATCTGGGCCATGCGCTGGATCACACGATGGTCGAATTGGCCGAGATCAAAGCAGCGGCGGAAGCCGGGTTCTCCTATGACCAGATGCTGGCACGCGGCAATGAAGCAGGCGAAGAGCTGATCATGTCCGCCGTGGACGCGCTGGTCGCCCAGACCCGCGAGATCGAGCGCGCCGTGACTGTGCTCTCGGCCACCGAGATCGAGGTCGAAGGCTCCGACAGCCTCGATAACCCGGACGCTGTTTTCCAGTAA
- a CDS encoding (2Fe-2S)-binding protein: MIVCSCNAISDRDIHTAIDWMRAADPETIITPGKVYRALGKSPDCGNCMSLFLSSMRQNANLKVPAELRGLKEYRKRG; this comes from the coding sequence ATGATCGTCTGTTCCTGTAACGCCATCTCCGACCGCGACATCCATACCGCCATCGACTGGATGCGGGCCGCGGATCCGGAGACGATCATCACCCCCGGAAAAGTCTACCGCGCTCTGGGGAAATCCCCCGATTGCGGCAACTGCATGTCGCTTTTCCTTTCCTCCATGCGTCAGAATGCTAACCTCAAGGTGCCCGCCGAATTGCGCGGGCTGAAAGAGTACCGCAAGAGAGGATAA
- the bfr gene encoding bacterioferritin — MKGDAKVIEYLNAALRSELTAVSQYWLHFRLQADWGLAKMAKKSREESIEEMNHADKLIDRIIFLEGHPNLQKLDPLRIGETPKETLEADLAGEQDALTLYNEARTYCESVGDHVSKALFEELIADEEGHVDFLETQLDLYARLGEQGYALLNAASMDEAE; from the coding sequence ATGAAAGGCGACGCCAAGGTCATTGAGTACCTGAACGCAGCACTCCGGTCCGAATTGACAGCCGTTTCCCAATACTGGCTGCACTTCCGACTTCAGGCCGATTGGGGGCTGGCGAAAATGGCCAAGAAATCGCGCGAGGAAAGCATCGAAGAGATGAACCACGCCGACAAGCTGATCGACCGAATCATCTTCCTCGAAGGCCACCCGAATTTGCAAAAACTCGATCCGCTGCGGATCGGTGAAACCCCGAAAGAAACGCTCGAGGCGGATCTCGCCGGCGAGCAGGACGCGCTGACGCTCTACAACGAGGCGCGGACTTACTGTGAATCTGTCGGCGACCACGTGTCGAAAGCGTTGTTCGAAGAGCTGATCGCCGACGAGGAAGGCCATGTTGATTTTCTCGAAACCCAGCTCGACCTCTACGCCCGTCTTGGCGAGCAAGGCTATGCGCTGCTCAATGCGGCCTCGATGGACGAAGCCGAATAA
- a CDS encoding di-heme oxidoredictase family protein, whose product MGQGAFADQLLISGLTTDPHLSTAPRTKAERARIATVIAPTTDFTKAEAFEANQGGAGTVADPGDDTAFTLPPATLPFEKKLDFELGNALFAKLWVSSPSSTKASDGLGPLYNARSCQRCHVNDGRGHPPEHAGDDRTSMFLRLSVPAGDAPLSELETYLAQLDRENATPRTRPVPGYGGQLQDLALVGFAPEGRMEITYQEIPVTLTGGEVVTLRQPTYSISNPGYGPLPDDLQLSPRIANPMIGLGLLEAIPSEDILARADPEDFDGDGISGRPNVVWSRHFDAPMLGRFGWKAGEPTVEEQSAAAFHGDIGISSPLFPAPSGDCTAEQADCRAAPHGAGDARGDEIDQIGMDLVTFYAQNLAVPMRRDVDDPEVLRGKEMFAEAGCAACHTPKHVTARLTEGNDAPRSFQLIWPYTDLLLHDMGEGLADHRPEHRATGTEWRTAPLWGIGLTARVSGPTTYLHDGRARTLLEAVLWHGGEAQRARDAVVEMPPSDRAALIRFLESL is encoded by the coding sequence ATGGGGCAGGGTGCGTTTGCCGACCAACTTCTGATTTCTGGCCTGACAACTGATCCGCATCTGTCCACTGCGCCCCGTACGAAGGCCGAGCGCGCGCGAATTGCGACGGTCATCGCACCCACAACGGATTTCACCAAAGCCGAAGCCTTCGAGGCCAACCAAGGCGGCGCGGGCACCGTCGCCGATCCGGGCGATGACACCGCTTTCACCTTGCCGCCTGCGACGCTGCCCTTTGAGAAGAAGCTCGATTTCGAACTGGGCAATGCGCTCTTTGCAAAGCTCTGGGTCTCCTCGCCATCCTCCACCAAAGCCTCCGACGGGTTAGGCCCGCTTTATAATGCGCGCTCCTGCCAGCGCTGCCACGTCAACGACGGACGCGGCCATCCGCCCGAGCACGCGGGTGACGACCGCACTTCGATGTTCCTGCGTCTCTCCGTGCCTGCGGGCGACGCGCCTCTGAGTGAGCTTGAGACTTATCTGGCGCAGCTCGACAGAGAAAACGCCACCCCGCGCACCCGCCCCGTGCCGGGCTATGGCGGGCAATTGCAGGATCTGGCGCTTGTCGGGTTTGCCCCCGAGGGCCGGATGGAGATCACCTATCAGGAGATCCCCGTCACGCTTACGGGCGGCGAAGTGGTCACCCTGCGTCAGCCGACCTATAGCATCAGCAATCCGGGTTACGGGCCGCTACCCGACGACCTGCAACTCTCCCCCCGGATCGCCAACCCGATGATCGGGCTGGGGCTTTTGGAGGCGATTCCCTCCGAGGACATCCTCGCGCGCGCGGACCCGGAAGATTTCGACGGCGACGGCATCTCCGGGCGACCCAACGTGGTCTGGTCACGGCATTTTGATGCGCCCATGTTGGGACGCTTCGGCTGGAAAGCCGGCGAGCCGACGGTCGAAGAACAGTCCGCTGCGGCCTTTCACGGCGACATCGGCATTTCCTCTCCACTCTTCCCGGCGCCCTCGGGCGATTGCACGGCGGAACAGGCCGACTGCCGCGCGGCCCCCCACGGCGCAGGCGATGCGCGCGGCGATGAGATCGACCAGATCGGCATGGATTTGGTGACGTTTTATGCGCAAAACTTGGCGGTGCCCATGCGTCGCGACGTGGATGACCCAGAGGTCCTGCGCGGCAAAGAGATGTTTGCCGAGGCCGGATGCGCCGCCTGTCACACCCCGAAACATGTCACCGCACGGCTCACGGAGGGGAACGACGCCCCGCGCTCGTTCCAACTCATTTGGCCCTACACCGACCTGTTGCTCCATGACATGGGTGAAGGGCTGGCCGATCATCGTCCCGAACATCGCGCGACAGGGACCGAATGGCGCACAGCGCCTTTGTGGGGGATCGGTTTGACGGCGCGCGTTTCAGGGCCTACGACCTACCTTCATGACGGACGTGCGCGTACGCTTTTGGAAGCGGTGCTCTGGCATGGCGGCGAAGCCCAAAGGGCCCGCGACGCCGTGGTGGAGATGCCGCCCTCGGATCGCGCCGCGCTCATTCGTTTTCTTGAAAGCCTCTAG
- a CDS encoding imelysin family protein produces MRHLSALCLSLALAVPLAPAMATPLDDALSRAVNQHTIPAVDRFDVATGFLADAAEANCLPGNVKPAYDVAFDAWMGLQHLHMGPVEKNGRILAIAFWPDKKGMIPRTLSGYIADQDPVVETPEAFADASIAVRGLFALEYMLFDDQFDGYAEDSYSCQLVQAITHDLHRMAAEIKEEWIAPDGFAQTLLMAGEAPQPLYLTKEESVQALYTMLTSSLENTKDQRIGRPIGSFDKPRPARAEARRSGRSARNVILQLEAARDLARNLAPGEMPLSEDAFAKTIAMAEALNDPSFEGAGDPMGRLKIEIIGQNIETILGHLANEVGAPLGVSAGFNASDGD; encoded by the coding sequence ATGCGTCATCTCTCCGCTCTTTGCCTCTCGCTTGCCCTGGCTGTTCCGCTCGCGCCCGCGATGGCCACGCCTCTGGACGACGCGCTGAGCCGCGCAGTGAACCAACACACCATCCCGGCAGTGGATCGGTTCGATGTCGCGACCGGGTTTTTGGCGGATGCGGCGGAGGCCAATTGCCTGCCGGGCAATGTCAAACCCGCCTATGACGTGGCTTTTGATGCCTGGATGGGTCTTCAACATCTGCACATGGGGCCAGTCGAGAAGAATGGCCGTATCCTCGCCATCGCCTTTTGGCCCGACAAAAAAGGCATGATCCCGCGCACGCTCTCGGGCTACATCGCCGATCAGGACCCGGTGGTCGAGACGCCGGAGGCCTTCGCCGACGCCTCCATCGCCGTGCGCGGTCTCTTTGCGTTGGAATATATGCTGTTTGACGATCAGTTCGATGGCTATGCCGAGGACAGCTATTCCTGTCAGTTGGTCCAAGCCATCACCCACGACCTGCACCGCATGGCGGCGGAGATCAAAGAGGAATGGATCGCGCCCGACGGGTTCGCCCAGACGTTGCTTATGGCCGGAGAGGCGCCTCAGCCGCTCTATCTGACGAAAGAGGAAAGCGTTCAGGCGCTTTACACCATGCTGACCTCGTCCTTGGAAAACACCAAGGATCAGCGCATCGGACGCCCCATCGGATCGTTCGACAAACCGCGCCCCGCCCGGGCCGAAGCCCGTCGCTCGGGGCGCTCCGCGCGCAACGTGATCCTGCAACTCGAGGCCGCCCGCGATCTGGCGCGCAATCTGGCGCCGGGCGAAATGCCGCTCTCCGAGGATGCTTTCGCGAAAACCATCGCCATGGCCGAGGCGCTGAACGATCCCTCATTCGAAGGCGCGGGCGATCCGATGGGACGACTGAAGATCGAAATTATCGGCCAGAATATCGAGACCATTCTGGGCCATCTCGCCAATGAGGTCGGCGCGCCTCTGGGCGTTTCTGCCGGGTTCAACGCCTCTGACGGCGACTAA
- a CDS encoding DUF1513 domain-containing protein — protein sequence MSTRRTFLKAAFAAAIVPRLSWADAGSPAFLGAAKDTNGDYALYGLDEAAQILFRAPLPARGHAAAAHPTKPEAVAFARRPGTFAVVVNCATGKNTHRLDAPEGRHFMGHGLFVNEGALLVTPENNYAEKKGVLGIWDRAKGYARVGEVATHGIGPHDIRALSDGTLVVANGGIFTHPEIGEGRQKLNIDEMEPSLAYLSASFALEEKLVLAPELHQNSIRHLAIGPDDQVAFAMQWEGDEMELVPLIGLHRRGEEVRLPEAEMGEQYAMKGYAGSIAFAGDGSEVAITSPRGGRMHRFAPDGTFLGAVLRGDICGLAPMREGYLGSDGFGALLALKEGMSPLNAVPGLAWDNHLVALPSLAG from the coding sequence ATGAGCACACGTCGCACCTTTCTCAAAGCGGCCTTCGCAGCCGCCATCGTTCCCCGCCTGAGCTGGGCCGATGCCGGATCGCCCGCCTTCCTCGGCGCGGCCAAGGACACCAATGGCGATTACGCGCTTTATGGTTTGGACGAGGCGGCCCAAATCCTGTTCCGCGCGCCTTTGCCGGCCCGCGGCCACGCCGCCGCCGCCCATCCGACCAAGCCTGAGGCCGTGGCCTTTGCCCGTCGTCCGGGCACTTTTGCTGTCGTGGTGAACTGTGCCACCGGCAAGAACACCCATCGTTTGGATGCCCCCGAGGGGCGACATTTCATGGGGCACGGGTTGTTTGTGAACGAGGGCGCGCTTTTGGTGACGCCGGAGAACAATTACGCCGAGAAAAAGGGCGTTTTGGGCATTTGGGACCGCGCCAAGGGCTATGCCCGCGTTGGCGAAGTCGCGACCCACGGCATCGGTCCGCATGACATCCGCGCGCTCTCCGACGGCACGCTGGTGGTGGCCAATGGTGGCATCTTTACCCACCCGGAGATTGGCGAGGGGCGGCAAAAGCTCAACATCGACGAGATGGAACCCTCTCTGGCCTATCTCTCGGCAAGTTTTGCCCTCGAAGAAAAGCTGGTTCTGGCGCCTGAGCTGCATCAGAACTCGATCCGTCACCTCGCGATCGGTCCGGACGATCAGGTCGCCTTTGCCATGCAATGGGAAGGCGATGAGATGGAGCTCGTGCCTCTGATCGGGTTGCATCGCCGCGGCGAAGAGGTGCGTTTGCCCGAGGCCGAGATGGGCGAGCAATATGCGATGAAGGGCTACGCGGGCTCGATTGCCTTTGCGGGCGATGGCTCCGAAGTGGCAATCACTTCGCCGCGCGGCGGGCGGATGCATCGCTTTGCGCCCGATGGCACCTTCTTGGGCGCCGTGCTGCGCGGTGATATTTGCGGGCTGGCGCCCATGCGGGAGGGGTATCTCGGCTCCGACGGCTTTGGCGCGCTTTTGGCGCTCAAGGAGGGCATGTCGCCTCTGAACGCCGTGCCGGGTCTGGCCTGGGACAACCATCTGGTGGCTTTGCCGTCCTTGGCGGGGTGA
- a CDS encoding ATP-dependent Clp protease proteolytic subunit: protein MKDPIDTYMNTLVPMVVEQTSRGERAYDIFSRLLKERIIFLNGPVHDGMSSLICAQLLFLEAENPKKEIAMYINSPGGVVTSGLSIYDTMQYIRPKVSTLVMGQAASMGSLLLTAGEKGMRFSLPNSRVMVHQPSGGYQGQATDIMIHAQETQKLKDRLNQIYVKHTGQEFQTIVDALERDNFMSPEDAKEFGLIDEIVENRAPLAE from the coding sequence ATGAAAGATCCGATTGATACCTACATGAACACGCTCGTTCCCATGGTGGTCGAGCAGACGAGCCGCGGCGAACGCGCCTATGACATCTTCTCGCGCCTCCTCAAAGAGCGCATCATTTTCCTCAACGGCCCGGTGCATGACGGCATGTCATCCCTGATCTGCGCGCAGTTGCTGTTTCTTGAGGCGGAAAACCCGAAAAAAGAAATCGCCATGTATATCAACAGCCCGGGCGGTGTCGTGACCTCCGGCCTGTCGATCTACGACACCATGCAATACATCCGTCCGAAGGTTTCGACGCTGGTGATGGGGCAGGCGGCCTCCATGGGCTCGCTTTTGCTGACTGCCGGTGAAAAAGGCATGCGCTTCTCGCTGCCCAACTCCCGCGTCATGGTGCACCAGCCGTCCGGCGGCTACCAAGGTCAGGCGACCGACATCATGATCCACGCGCAAGAGACCCAAAAGCTCAAGGATCGTCTGAACCAGATCTACGTGAAGCACACGGGTCAGGAATTCCAGACCATCGTCGATGCGCTTGAGCGTGACAATTTCATGTCGCCCGAGGACGCCAAAGAGTTTGGTCTGATCGACGAGATCGTCGAAAACCGCGCGCCGCTCGCGGAGTAA